A section of the Acanthopagrus latus isolate v.2019 chromosome 20, fAcaLat1.1, whole genome shotgun sequence genome encodes:
- the fmnl1b gene encoding formin-like protein 1 isoform X1 has translation MGNAAGSVEAPAGKEGKAASAPPGSTGQTKGIKLPMPPEAELEQRFSTVLNTMNLPPDKVKILSQYDNEKKWDLICDQERFQVKNPPSAYLDKLKSHLDHGGVSRKFKRRVQESTQILRELEISLRTNYIGWAQEFLNEENQGLDVLVDYLSFAHSAVTYDADTLDNGTLPTDKNKTLEKSAEDLNRSASNSPTHSGSKASKTFTVRKALRTSRAVSQADDVHLCIMCLRAIMNYQTGFNLVMKHPCCVNEITLSLNNRNPRTKALVLELLAAVCLVRGGHDIILSAFDNFKEVCGEKSRFEKLMEYFCREDSNIDFMVACMQFINIVVHSVENMNFRVHLQYEFTRHGLDDYLEKLKFTESDRLLVQIQAYLDNVFDVGALLEDAEAKNALLEHMEELQEHNTQLNNRLEENEKEAMEKVSDLEKKLIQTTKEVELLKESLRDSCSQVTLLQQRERERDLEREREREQERDKDRSTQALKELESRVQDLVEQGLVRMERSSSGHLDLQVVPVIQRVAQKAEDETDSGNDRGAAALLSEAPLQGATVQPPPPPPPPPPPVTTTAPPPPPPPPPPPPAAPPPPLPPGGGSTDGRSGFKKKKPIQTKYRMPLLNWQALKSNQVTGTIFSELDDEQILEELNMAAFEEQFKTKAQSAPVDVGTLKMKLAHKTPSKVSLMEPNRAKNLAITLRKEGMAASDICCAIETYNQRALSLDFLELLERFIPTEYEMKLIHNYECEGRPLDELSEEDRFMVRFSKIPRLSQRISTLTFMGNFPESVQLIQPQINALIAASMSIKSSGKLKKILEIILAFGNYMNSSKRGAAYGFRLQSLDLLLDTKSTDRKQTLLHFIVSIIQEKYPEVRSFHAELHFLDKAALVSLDSILQDVRSLERGMEVTKREFSVETDNPVLKAFIGRNTELLQSLIADGKTAQDAYDSAVEYFGENSKTTPPAVFFPVFVRFIKAYKQAEQENEQRKKQHDLNCEAPSSPPKHEVTEKAPAPSRLPQMDLIAELKKRQVSPLVREGKDGAIEDIITDLRNQPYRRADGGRRSAKWKPGQQLHVSSDISL, from the exons ATGGGAAATGCAGCAGGAAGCGTGGAGGCACCCGCGGGGAAGGAGGGGAAGGCGGCGTCGGCCCCCCCGGGCTCCACGGGCCAAACCAAGGGAATCAAACTCCCGATGCCACCTGAAGCAGAGCTGGAGCAACGCTTCAGCACCGTGCTG aACACGATGAATCTTCCTCCAGACAAGGTGAAGATCCTCAGTCAGTACGACAACGAGAAGAAGTGGGATCTGATCTGCGACCAG gagAGGTTTCAAGTGAAGAATCCACCGTCGGCCTATCTGGATAAGCTGAAGAGTCACCTGGATCACGGAGGAGTCAGTCGGAAG TTTAAGAGACGCGTGCAGGAATCCACTCAGATCCTGAGAGAGTTGGAGATTTCCCTCCGGACCAATTACATCGG CTGGGCTCAGGAGTTCCTAAATGAGGAAAATCAGGGTTTAGACGTCCTGGTGGATTATCTGTCCTTCGCCCACAGCGCCGTCAC GTACGACGCGGACACTCTGGACAACGGCACGCTGCCCacggacaaaaacaaaactctggaGAAGTCGGCGGAGGATCTGAACAGAAGTGCCAGTAACTCCCCGACTCACAGCGGCTCGAAGGCCAGTAAGACCTTCACAGTCAG GAAGGCGCTGAGGACGTCTCGGGCCGTGAGCCAGGCGGACGACGTTCACCTCTGCATCATGTGCTTACGTGCCATCATGAACTATCAG actggGTTCAACCTGGTGATGAAGCATCCCTGCTGTGTCAACGAGATCACGCTGAGCCTCAACAACAGAAACCcgag GACCAAAGCTCtggtgctggagctgctggcgGCCGTGTGTTTGGTGCGAGGAGGTCATGACATCATCCTCTCCGCCTTCGACAACTTCAAAGAG GTGTGTGGAGAGAAGAGTCGGTTCGAGAAGCTCATGGAGTATTTCTGCAGGGAGGACAGCAACATCGACTTCATG GTGGCCTGCATGCAGTTCATCAACATCGTGGTTCACTCAGTGGAGAACATGAACTTCAGAGTCCACCTGCAGTACGAGTTCACCCGCCACGGGCTGGACGACTACCTGGAG AAGCTGAAGTTCACAGAGAGCGACCGGCTGCTGGTGCAGATTCAGGCCTACCTGGACAACGTGTTCGATGTGGGAGCTCTGCTGGAGGACGCCGAGGCCAAGAACGCTCTGCTGGAGCacatggaggagctgcaggagcacaacacacag cTGAACAACAGGCTGGAGGAGAACGAGAAGGAAGCGATGGAGAAAGTTTCAGATTTGGAGAAGAAGCTCATTCAGACCACAAAGGAGGTGGAGCTCCTGAAG GAGAGTCTGCGTGACTCGTGCTCTCAGGtgactctcctgcagcagcgagagcgagagagagaccTTGAACGCgagcgggagagagagcaggagagagacaaGGACCGGTCCACTCAGGCCCTGAAGGAGCTGGAGTCCAGAGTCCAGGATCTGGTGGAGCAGGGGCTGGTTCGGATGGAGCGCTCCTCCTCCGGTCACCTGGACCTCCAGGTGGTCCCCGTCATCCAGCGCGTGGcacagaaag CTGAAGACGAGACAGATTCAGGTAACGACCGcggagctgctgctctcctctctgaggCGCCTCTGCAGGGAGCAACagttcagcctcctcctcctcctcctcctcctccacctccagtcACAActacagctcctcctcctcctcctcctcctcctcctcctcctccagcagctcctccgcCCCCGCTGCCTCCTGGAGGGGGTTCGACCGACGGCCGCTCCG GttttaagaagaagaaaccgATTCAGACCAAATACAGGATGCCGCTGCTGAACTGGCAGGCGCTCAAATCCAACCAGGTGACAGGAACCATCTTCAGCGAGCTGGACGACGAGCAAATCTTGGAG GAGCTGAACATGGCTGCTTTTGAGGAGCAGTTTAAGACCAAGGCCCAGTCGGCCCCTGTAGACGTGGGGACCCTCAAGATGAAGCTGGCCCACAAGACCCCCAGTAAAGTGTCTCTGATGGAGCCCAACAGGGCCAAGAACCTGGCCATCACTCTGCGGAAGGAAGGGATGGCTGCGTCTGACATCTGCTGTGCGATAGAGAC GTACAACCAGAGAGCTCTGAGCCTCGACTTCCTGGAGCTGCTCGAGCGCTTCATCCCCACAGAGTACGAGATGAAGCTCATCCACAACTACGAGTGCGAGGGCAGGCCCCTGGACGAGCTCAGCGAGGAGGACCGCTTCATGGTGCGCTTCAGCAAGATCCCGCGGCTCTCCCAGCGCATCAGCACGCTCACCTTCATGGGCAACTTCCCCGAGAGCGTCCAGCTGATACAGCCG CAAATCAACGCCCTCATCGCCGCCTCGATGTCGATCAAATCCTCCGGAAAGCTGAAGAAAATCCTGGAG ATCATCTTAGCGTTTGGAAACTACATGAACAGCAGCAAGCGAGGGGCAGCGTACGGCTTCCGCCTGCAGAGTTTAGATCTG CTGCTGGACACCAAATCTACGGACCGGAAGCAGACGCTGCTGCACTTCATCGTCAGCATCATCCAGGAGAAATATCCCGAGGTCCGGTCCTTCCACGCAGAGCTGCACTTCCTGGACAAAGCGGCGCTGG TTTCTCTGGACAGCATCCTGCAGGACGTGCGCTCTCTGGAGCGAGGGATGGAGGTGACGAAGAGGGAGTTCAGCGTGGAGACGGACAATCCCGTCCTCAAGGCGTTCATCGGCAGGAACACGGAGCTGCTTCAGTCCCTCATCGCTGACGGGAAAACCGCCCAG GACGCGTACGACTCGGCCGTGGAGTACTTTGGAGAGAACTCTAAAACAACTCCGCCCGCCGTGTTCTTCCCTGTGTTCGTGAGGTTCATCAAGGCCTACAAG CAAGCTGAGCAGGAGAAcgagcagaggaagaagcaaCACGACCTGAACTGTGAAGCTCCGTCATCTCCACCCAAACACGAAGTCACCGAGAAG GCGCCGGCGCCGTCCAGGCTGCCTCAGATGGATCTGATCGCAGAGCTGAAGAAGAGGCAGGTGTCTCCTCTggtgagggaggggaaggaCGGCGCCATCGAGGACATCATCACAG ATTTGAGGAATCAGCCGTACAGACGGGCGGACGGTGGCCGACGCAGCGCCAAGTGGAAGCCGGGACAACAGCTGCACGTGTCCTCGGACATCTCGCTCTGA
- the ccr10 gene encoding C-C chemokine receptor type 10 produces the protein MLNISNSSAMATNSYDNESGNTDGYDYNYSLWNTSNATDLDDYLSSDWCEAGEQEFTIKTFQTCVFCIIFLLGVVGNCLVIATFALYGWVRLRSMTDVFLFHLALADLLLILTLPIQAAETHLGWIFPLSLCKVTRACYAINTYSGLLLLACISVDRYLVVARAQEMLRLRSRILTGGTVAALGVWLVAVLLSLPEILFSGVSGSGSEAYCGMQNSGKVKMATNGAIIGIFCLSVLVMVTCYSLIARVLAEGQAHRRGKQWHRQRTLKLMVALVLVFVVFQLPYTVVLSRKMAGQFCGLLLEYITCTLAYTRCCLNPILYALVGVRFRNDVLRLVQDSSCPCGPLLVPQSVSSISPSSPAVTVLSACSPTSPERSIFGSETVYTNKFQYPGNNSKILQSGL, from the coding sequence CGATGGCTACCAACAGCTACGACAACGAGTCTGGCAACACTGATGGCTACGACTACAACTACTCTCTTTGGAATACCAGTAACGCCACAGACCTGGATGACTACCTGTCCAGTGACTGGTGTGAAGCTGGTGAGCAGGAGTTCACCATCAAAACCTTCCAGACTTGCGTTTTCTGCATCATCTTCCTGCTCGGCGTGGTGGGAAACTGCCTGGTGATCGCCACCTTTGCTCTTTACGGTTGGGTTCGCCTCCGCTCCATGACCGATGTCTTCCTCTTCCACCTGGCGCTGGCCGacctcctcctgatcctcacGCTTCCAATTCAGGCCGCCGAGACTCACCTGGGGTGGATCTTCCCGCTTTCACTTTGCAAGGTCACACGCGCGTGCTACGCTATCAACACATACAGCGGGCTCCTGCTGCTGGCCTGCATCAGCGTCGACCGCTACCTGGTGGTGGCGCGAGCTCAAGAGATGCTCAGGCTGCGCAGTCGGATACTCACAGGCGGGACGGTCGCTGCTCTAGGCGTTTGGCTCGTTGCGGTGCTCCTCAGCCTGCCTGAAATCCTCTTCTCTGGTGTGTCAGGCTCCGGCAGCGAGGCATACTGCGGAATGCAGAATAGTGGAAAAGTCAAAATGGCCACCAATGGAGCCATCATTGGCATCTTCTGCCTGTCGGTCCTCGTTATGGTGACCTGCTACTCCTTGATCGCCCGAGTGTTGGCGGAAGGTCAGGCTCACCGGCGAGGGAAGCAGTGGCATCGTCAGCGTACCCTGAAGCTGATGGTGGCTCTGGTGCTGGTCTTCGTCGTGTTCCAGCTGCCGTACACCGTGGTGCTGTCGCGTAAAATGGCGGGACAGTTCTGCGGCCTCCTGCTGGAGTATATCACCTGCACGCTGGCATACACCCGCTGTTGCCTCAACCCTATCCTGTACGCCTTGGTGGGCGTCCGCTTCCGCAATGACGTGCTGAGGCTGGTCCAGGACTCGAGCTGCCCGTGTGGGCCCCTGCTGGTGCCGCAGTCGGTCAGCTCCATCTCCCCGTCCTCGCCGGCCGTCACAGTGCTCTCGGCCTGCTCTCCAACATCCCCTGAACGTAGCATCTTTGGCAGTGAGACAGTTTATACCAACAAATTTCAGTACCCAGGTAACAATTCTAAGATTCTTCAGAGTGGACTATAA
- the fmnl1b gene encoding formin-like protein 1 isoform X2 gives MGNAAGSVEAPAGKEGKAASAPPGSTGQTKGIKLPMPPEAELEQRFSTVLNTMNLPPDKVKILSQYDNEKKWDLICDQERFQVKNPPSAYLDKLKSHLDHGGVSRKFKRRVQESTQILRELEISLRTNYIGWAQEFLNEENQGLDVLVDYLSFAHSAVTYDADTLDNGTLPTDKNKTLEKSAEDLNRSASNSPTHSGSKASKTFTVRKALRTSRAVSQADDVHLCIMCLRAIMNYQTGFNLVMKHPCCVNEITLSLNNRNPRTKALVLELLAAVCLVRGGHDIILSAFDNFKEVCGEKSRFEKLMEYFCREDSNIDFMVACMQFINIVVHSVENMNFRVHLQYEFTRHGLDDYLEKLKFTESDRLLVQIQAYLDNVFDVGALLEDAEAKNALLEHMEELQEHNTQLNNRLEENEKEAMEKVSDLEKKLIQTTKEVELLKESLRDSCSQVTLLQQRERERDLEREREREQERDKDRSTQALKELESRVQDLVEQGLVRMERSSSGHLDLQVVPVIQRVAQKAEDETDSGNDRGAAALLSEAPLQGATVQPPPPPPPPPPPVTTTAPPPPPPPPPPPPAAPPPPLPPGGGSTDGRSGFKKKKPIQTKYRMPLLNWQALKSNQVTGTIFSELDDEQILEELNMAAFEEQFKTKAQSAPVDVGTLKMKLAHKTPSKVSLMEPNRAKNLAITLRKEGMAASDICCAIETYNQRALSLDFLELLERFIPTEYEMKLIHNYECEGRPLDELSEEDRFMVRFSKIPRLSQRISTLTFMGNFPESVQLIQPQINALIAASMSIKSSGKLKKILEIILAFGNYMNSSKRGAAYGFRLQSLDLLLDTKSTDRKQTLLHFIVSIIQEKYPEVRSFHAELHFLDKAALVSLDSILQDVRSLERGMEVTKREFSVETDNPVLKAFIGRNTELLQSLIADGKTAQDAYDSAVEYFGENSKTTPPAVFFPVFVRFIKAYKQAEQENEQRKKQHDLNCEAPSSPPKHEVTEKAPAPSRLPQMDLIAELKKRQVSPLVREGKDGAIEDIITALKSVPFTARSAKRSSRLFCDSVFIDEI, from the exons ATGGGAAATGCAGCAGGAAGCGTGGAGGCACCCGCGGGGAAGGAGGGGAAGGCGGCGTCGGCCCCCCCGGGCTCCACGGGCCAAACCAAGGGAATCAAACTCCCGATGCCACCTGAAGCAGAGCTGGAGCAACGCTTCAGCACCGTGCTG aACACGATGAATCTTCCTCCAGACAAGGTGAAGATCCTCAGTCAGTACGACAACGAGAAGAAGTGGGATCTGATCTGCGACCAG gagAGGTTTCAAGTGAAGAATCCACCGTCGGCCTATCTGGATAAGCTGAAGAGTCACCTGGATCACGGAGGAGTCAGTCGGAAG TTTAAGAGACGCGTGCAGGAATCCACTCAGATCCTGAGAGAGTTGGAGATTTCCCTCCGGACCAATTACATCGG CTGGGCTCAGGAGTTCCTAAATGAGGAAAATCAGGGTTTAGACGTCCTGGTGGATTATCTGTCCTTCGCCCACAGCGCCGTCAC GTACGACGCGGACACTCTGGACAACGGCACGCTGCCCacggacaaaaacaaaactctggaGAAGTCGGCGGAGGATCTGAACAGAAGTGCCAGTAACTCCCCGACTCACAGCGGCTCGAAGGCCAGTAAGACCTTCACAGTCAG GAAGGCGCTGAGGACGTCTCGGGCCGTGAGCCAGGCGGACGACGTTCACCTCTGCATCATGTGCTTACGTGCCATCATGAACTATCAG actggGTTCAACCTGGTGATGAAGCATCCCTGCTGTGTCAACGAGATCACGCTGAGCCTCAACAACAGAAACCcgag GACCAAAGCTCtggtgctggagctgctggcgGCCGTGTGTTTGGTGCGAGGAGGTCATGACATCATCCTCTCCGCCTTCGACAACTTCAAAGAG GTGTGTGGAGAGAAGAGTCGGTTCGAGAAGCTCATGGAGTATTTCTGCAGGGAGGACAGCAACATCGACTTCATG GTGGCCTGCATGCAGTTCATCAACATCGTGGTTCACTCAGTGGAGAACATGAACTTCAGAGTCCACCTGCAGTACGAGTTCACCCGCCACGGGCTGGACGACTACCTGGAG AAGCTGAAGTTCACAGAGAGCGACCGGCTGCTGGTGCAGATTCAGGCCTACCTGGACAACGTGTTCGATGTGGGAGCTCTGCTGGAGGACGCCGAGGCCAAGAACGCTCTGCTGGAGCacatggaggagctgcaggagcacaacacacag cTGAACAACAGGCTGGAGGAGAACGAGAAGGAAGCGATGGAGAAAGTTTCAGATTTGGAGAAGAAGCTCATTCAGACCACAAAGGAGGTGGAGCTCCTGAAG GAGAGTCTGCGTGACTCGTGCTCTCAGGtgactctcctgcagcagcgagagcgagagagagaccTTGAACGCgagcgggagagagagcaggagagagacaaGGACCGGTCCACTCAGGCCCTGAAGGAGCTGGAGTCCAGAGTCCAGGATCTGGTGGAGCAGGGGCTGGTTCGGATGGAGCGCTCCTCCTCCGGTCACCTGGACCTCCAGGTGGTCCCCGTCATCCAGCGCGTGGcacagaaag CTGAAGACGAGACAGATTCAGGTAACGACCGcggagctgctgctctcctctctgaggCGCCTCTGCAGGGAGCAACagttcagcctcctcctcctcctcctcctcctccacctccagtcACAActacagctcctcctcctcctcctcctcctcctcctcctcctccagcagctcctccgcCCCCGCTGCCTCCTGGAGGGGGTTCGACCGACGGCCGCTCCG GttttaagaagaagaaaccgATTCAGACCAAATACAGGATGCCGCTGCTGAACTGGCAGGCGCTCAAATCCAACCAGGTGACAGGAACCATCTTCAGCGAGCTGGACGACGAGCAAATCTTGGAG GAGCTGAACATGGCTGCTTTTGAGGAGCAGTTTAAGACCAAGGCCCAGTCGGCCCCTGTAGACGTGGGGACCCTCAAGATGAAGCTGGCCCACAAGACCCCCAGTAAAGTGTCTCTGATGGAGCCCAACAGGGCCAAGAACCTGGCCATCACTCTGCGGAAGGAAGGGATGGCTGCGTCTGACATCTGCTGTGCGATAGAGAC GTACAACCAGAGAGCTCTGAGCCTCGACTTCCTGGAGCTGCTCGAGCGCTTCATCCCCACAGAGTACGAGATGAAGCTCATCCACAACTACGAGTGCGAGGGCAGGCCCCTGGACGAGCTCAGCGAGGAGGACCGCTTCATGGTGCGCTTCAGCAAGATCCCGCGGCTCTCCCAGCGCATCAGCACGCTCACCTTCATGGGCAACTTCCCCGAGAGCGTCCAGCTGATACAGCCG CAAATCAACGCCCTCATCGCCGCCTCGATGTCGATCAAATCCTCCGGAAAGCTGAAGAAAATCCTGGAG ATCATCTTAGCGTTTGGAAACTACATGAACAGCAGCAAGCGAGGGGCAGCGTACGGCTTCCGCCTGCAGAGTTTAGATCTG CTGCTGGACACCAAATCTACGGACCGGAAGCAGACGCTGCTGCACTTCATCGTCAGCATCATCCAGGAGAAATATCCCGAGGTCCGGTCCTTCCACGCAGAGCTGCACTTCCTGGACAAAGCGGCGCTGG TTTCTCTGGACAGCATCCTGCAGGACGTGCGCTCTCTGGAGCGAGGGATGGAGGTGACGAAGAGGGAGTTCAGCGTGGAGACGGACAATCCCGTCCTCAAGGCGTTCATCGGCAGGAACACGGAGCTGCTTCAGTCCCTCATCGCTGACGGGAAAACCGCCCAG GACGCGTACGACTCGGCCGTGGAGTACTTTGGAGAGAACTCTAAAACAACTCCGCCCGCCGTGTTCTTCCCTGTGTTCGTGAGGTTCATCAAGGCCTACAAG CAAGCTGAGCAGGAGAAcgagcagaggaagaagcaaCACGACCTGAACTGTGAAGCTCCGTCATCTCCACCCAAACACGAAGTCACCGAGAAG GCGCCGGCGCCGTCCAGGCTGCCTCAGATGGATCTGATCGCAGAGCTGAAGAAGAGGCAGGTGTCTCCTCTggtgagggaggggaaggaCGGCGCCATCGAGGACATCATCACAG CTCTAAAGTCCGTGCCCTTCACGGCTCGCTCCGCCAAACGCTCCTCCCGTCTGTTCTGCGACTCCGTCTTCATCGACGAG ATTTGA